Part of the Bacillus sp. THAF10 genome is shown below.
TAATTTCTGAGATGGAGGATGTTTTTGATGTTTCCATAGATTCAGAATTGATTACAGAGTTCAACTCTTACCTGTCAGGAATTGAGCTATTGACACGTTTGGGAGTGGACTTTATTAATGAATAGTTTCCAAAAACTAGAGGAGTTTGGAAACCTCACCGCTGTATAT
Proteins encoded:
- a CDS encoding acyl carrier protein; translation: MTNIEKYRNAFIDALDLEESEVSEDLELGATREWDSIGHMGLISEMEDVFDVSIDSELITEFNSYLSGIELLTRLGVDFINE